CAAGTTTATCTACCCAACAAGTCATTAACATACAGAAACATGCATGAGAAGCAAGAAAGAACACCCATCCCTTCTGCATATTAGCAACTTGTCACTCCCGAGCCCGAGGCTCAACATCACTGAGGTTTATGTGAACAGTCACTTTTAGCATTCATCCTGAGTGAAAGATGGAATGACTTAAGTACAAATGCAACATATTATAAAcaatttcttacaaaaaaagtcacaaattaaaaccaaagtATTTTACAGAATTAACTACAAAACACCATAAAAACAGCCTTCACTTAAGCTCTCTCTCCCCGTATCCTGCGAGCCAACTGGATATCTTTGGGCATGATGGTGACTCTCTTGGCATGGATAGCACACAGGTTTGTGTCTTCAAACAGACCCACCAGATATGCCTCGCTGGCCTCCTGTTCCAAGAGCACAAGAAGAAATGTTGTTAGAAACCCTCAGCGCAGCTCCCCCAGCGCCGCGGCCCAGCCGGCCCTCAGCAGTACCTGCAGCGCACCGATGGCCGCACTCTGGAACCTCAAGTCTGTTTTGAAATCTTGGGCGATTTCCCTGACCAGCCGCTGGAAGGGCAGCTTGCGGATCAGCAACTCCGTGGATTTCTGATAACGACGGATCTCACGGAGCGCGACCGTTCCCGGCCTGGAtggaagagggaggaaggggcGGTGAggcggggcaggggctgccGCAGCCGGGGCCGAGCCGAGGGCCTTACCTGTAGCGGTGAGGCTTCTTAACGCCGCCGGTAGAGGGGGCGCTTTTCCGGGCCGCCTTCGTGGCCAGCTGCTTGCGCGGCGCCTTCCCCCCAGTGGACTTGCGGGCGGTCTGCTTTGTACGGGCCATTTTTCCTCACTTACCTACAGAGACAAGAACGTGTGACAAGGGGGCTCGGCTCTCCCCGTCATCCCCAGGCCCGACGACACAGCGGCCAGTGCCCTCAAGCCCCAAACGCTCCCCTCCCCCGCCGCGGGCAGGCGGCCAGCGGCCTCCCCCGGGACGGGGAGGAGCCACGGTTACCCCACCGCCCCCGCCTCGCGGCCCAGCCGCTCCCCTCCCCGGGGAAAGCGGACTGAGTCACGCcgcctcctccttcctcccgGGCCGCTCCAGGGTGGGGGGGGAGGTGCAATGGGGGGGGATGGGAACCGGCCGTGACTCAGGGCACGTAGGCAAGGCCTGGCCTATCTACCGCGCTCCAGGACGACCCAAGGCCGCGAACAGCCGGACAGCACCACCGCCCGCTTCCGAACACGTCCGCTGTCTAGTACTTACCGGTACGAAGAGAAGGAAGCGCCGGTGCGGGTAGCGCTGCGCGCCGAAGCCTCTACGCTGTGTTGCTGTCCCGAGCCGCTCCTCAGCCGCCGCGCCGCTCACTGCGCCCTCCCCGCCGCGGGGATACGCATTTTATAGTGGGGGCGCGCGCGCGGCGCGGTGACGCCACAATGCCTGTAAGCAACGCGCCGCGGTATTGGCCGGGACCTCCGCCGTCGCCGTCGCGTCACCACACACAAAGGCCGTGCTCCGCTTCCCCGGCGCTGATTGGGTGCGTGGCCGGGCGCTGATTGGTTGTTAAAGTAGGCGTCCGATTGGGCGTTGAGGGAGTAGAAGGATCCAATCGCTGACGGGCGGGCTCTCTGCGCGCTGATTGGACGAAACGGGGCAGGGTTTGGATCCTACCCTTTGTTGCGAAGCTCCACAATGGGAAGTCAATAGGAGCGGGGCGAGCGGCTGCGGCGCCGCGGGATcccccgggcagccccggccggccccggcTGCCCCCGCCGCACAGCGCCGGGCCCGGCCTGCGGAGCGGAGCCGCCCGGCGGGGGCTGCGAGCGGCGAGGGCCGGGCCGCGGGGTCTCCCTCGCCTCCGCCCCCTCTCCCCCGGGAGCCGCCGGTGAGCGGCCGCTCGACACCCGCGCCCGGGGGTGTCCGTGGGGGCAAGCGGAGGCCCCCGAAGGGCAGCGGGTCTGGCAGCGCCTCCGGCAGTTCCTGCCCGGGGTTGTCATTCCAGCTGCCGAGGAAGGGTTGTCACAGGGCTTGGACTCgcagtgggcagcagggctgggatgtgacTGCCCCAAGTCCGAGCCTGACCTTTGGCCCTGGGAGGGGAGTATTCAGGAGATGGGGCTCAGctcctctacgctgccagtcCGCAAATCACACTGACTCTGTGTGTCAGAGTCATCCCCAAAGCCAATCACAAAGTTTCATTGCAAGTAGAAATCCAGAATTCATGCTCCCTCTTGGTACCATCTTCGCATTTATCTTCCTAAGATAAATAACAGTTCAATAAAAATCTTGTCTGCTGCCTTAAGTTACACCTTGATTTATATCGCTGTTTTACTGCATTTGCATTGACTGGGGAGACAGGTCCCTGCCCCCACGGGAAGGCTCCCAGGATCAAGAAGAACAGGTCCCAAATGCCCCGGAGTTGTATCACGTAGCATCCCAGGGAACACAAACAGCCGCTCCTAAAGGCGTCCATGAGCTTCCCAAAGTGGAGTGCAGCACGAGTCACCCACTCTCTGCATCTTCAGCCTCTGAGGTCAGCGCTGGCCCGGTGGGAAGAGCCAGGATGAAGCTTGGCACGTCGGGAATGTGTTGGGAGCATGTCCTGCTCCATCCGCTCAGGCAAACGCGGCACCATGGTGTGACAGGACTGTCATGTGTGCCCAGGCCGGTGCTGCCCGAGGGACTTTGTCTCCCCTGCCTCTGGTCCTCATTTTCAGgttcattttctctcttctaaaggaaaatgttaattatttATCAGAGGCAAAAAGCTGCGTATCCATGTAGTGGCTTGGGAGATGTAGGTGAACACTCACTGCGTTGTTTTGGAAGGATGGAAAGGGAAATTCCCCTTTCCTCCAACTTGCTGGTTCTGGTGGTAGCAgcatttaatgcatttaatttgTTACTTTTGAGAGCTTACTCCAGTGTCACTCACGCCAGGAGGCTGGGTGAAACTTTGTTACCACGAGTTCAGAgtctttaattatttccttctccagTTTTCATAGCAATGGCTGCTTGGACTTTTCATTTTAGAGATGCTTTAGATTTTTTGCTCTCCAAAACGCTGGATAAAAGCCAGCTGTCCCCTGGGGTGGAGCAGGGTGAGGGACAGGTGTACACACCAGCTAAGGAGGGCAAACCAGCACACGTTAGCACAGGTGGGAATAAATGCACCCTTGGCACATCACCTGCAGTGTTCTCAGCGCTTCCCATCGCTTGTCAGGGCGTGTTGATGTGTGAAACAATTGGAAGAGGAAACAGTGTCAGCACCAGGTTGTAGAGTAAACGTCAGCCACCAGGGATTGGAGCCTGTGGCATCCAAATCCCTTGTGACAAAGTGCAGGTTGGTGGTGTTTTCGGTGTGATTTCTGAGTGTTTGAGTGGGTTTTCCAGCAGGTTTCGTGGCTGACAGCGGCTCTGGGTTGGGTGTACGGGTGTGTATGGAGATACTCATTGTAACACCTGCATGCTTTCACTGAGGAAAAGCCCTGCTTGACCAGGAGCTGCATAATTCCAGTGCTCCAAGCTTCTCATGGGGGTTAAATGAATAAGAAGGTATTGATATACTGCGATTTATTCCTGCAAATGCCTGAGAATAAGCTACTAAATCACCTCAGGACAAGCCTGCCTGCAGTAGATACTAAATCAGTATGAAtgagaatttaaaaagtgatttgCCTCCCCAAACCAGCTGCAGAGACTAGGCCTGAAGTTTATTATTAACGTTGGTCACCCGTGTGGGCTGGCAGAGGTAAAAAAGGTGTTTGCCCGATAAATGCTGCGTGCCCTTTCCCACACCGCTGGAGATCCCAGCGCCAGGAGCGGTTCTGTGCGGAGCCCCAGAGATCAAAGTCCTATTAAAAGAAACTTGTATCATTTCCTCCCCTGGGAGAGAAGTTAATTGGCAGAGGAAGCGCTCCACATGGGAATTCGGCCGATTCCTTGGACACCGCGGCTTCGGGGTGGGGGGTTTCTCCCAGGGGAGGGCGGGCAGCCCGTGCTCCGGCCCGGCGGCCAGGTGCCATTGGTGTCACCTGCTCCGAGGTAGGTTCTCCATGCGCTCGCTGGgccttcctccccctcctcctcctcctcctcctcctcctcgggcCGCCGTGCTATTCCCGGGCACTTCCTGCACGGCCTCGTCCCGTGGGTGGGGAGGGCCCGGGAGCGATGAGCGATGCCAGCACGAAAATAACCCTCTGGCCGCCGTCCCGCGTCCGCGCTCAGCCCCCGATGCAGAGgaagagaggggaggaaggaagtgAGGTCGCCTGACACAAATAactcccagcccctcagcagtCCCCCGGGCCGGCCTCTCGCCGCTCCCGTCCCCAGCGGCCTGGAGGGGCAGGGCCGAGCGGGCTGCGCCGCCCCCGGGGTCGGTGTCCTGTCAGGGGTCGGTGCTCCCCCACGGGCTCGGTGGCTCGCCCCTCACCCTCAGGGACTCCGTGTCCTCCGGGGGCTCGATTTCCCGCGGGGCTCGGCGCCGTCTCTGCGCTCGGGGCTCCCAATCCCGCCCCACCACCGGGGGGCGCCCCGGCGCGCCGCCCCCACGGCCCCGCGCACTACACCTCCCGTCGCGCCCCGCGCCACAGGAAGCGCGGAGGCCGCGCCGCCGCGGGCCGCCTCTGGGAGTTGTAGTCCTGCGGGCCGGAAGCCACCGCCCGCCGCGTCCCGGGCTGGCGGGCGGCGCGCGCGCGGCGGGACTACAAGTCCCACCCCGCCCCGCGCGCCACCGGGGCGGCaatggcggcggcggcgcctgCGCGCGGAGCCCTCCGTGCGGACCGCGCAGAGTGAATAATAAAGGTCTcctcggcggcggcggcggcggaagGCGGGAGGCATGTCCAAGGGCCCGGTGgcgggcggccccgccgcggccgggccggcgAGCGCCGCAAGCGCGCTGCAGGCGCAGCCCGAGAAGCCGCAGCACTACACGTACGTAGAGCCGGGAGcttccccgccgccgcccgcccgcccgcgcgCCAACACGCGCCTGACGTCAGCGTGCGGCGCGCGCGGGGGCGCGCGGGGGGACGCGCGGGCACCGGCTGGAACCGGCCTCGGCCggcgcgggccgggggcggcggggggagagggaggggcGGGGGATGAGCGACCCCCCCCTCCAAGCCCCGTCATGCACCGGGGCCGCCGCGCCTCCCCCGGGGTGAGGGGACCCCGGCCCCTCGGGTGACACCCCCGGCCCCTCAGCCCCCGGTCCCTCCCCCCCGGGTGACACCCCCGCCTGGAGTGGGGCTCCGTCCCCCGGGATGTGAGGGCACCTCCCGGCGACACCCCCGATCCGTTCTGTGGCGGATGAGGGGACCCGCTAGTGACACCCCCGGGCCCTCCCCCGTTGTGTTAATGGAGCGGCGGGCCCTCTGGTGACACCCCTGCCCGAGGGCTGTGAGGAGACCCCTGGGTCCCCAGCTCTGACCGCCGCCCACAGCTGGGGGCTGTTCCCCCGGCTGTCACCTCGTGTGGGTTGGTGCTCTGAGGGGTTGAGGTTTTGGTGACCCGGGGCTGTCACTCCTGTCCTCCATCCTCTGAGGAGTTCCTTGGGCCTGTGGAGGGAGGTGTGAGGTGACAGGAGATCCCGAGAGTCGCAGCCTCGGTGGCTGGCGATGGAGGGTTCGAGCGGGTGGCTCTGAGGCCAGGTGGCTTTGCGAATGACAGCGGTGTGTGGAATATCCCCTTTGGAAGGCTTACACTGAAATCCGGATGAGCGTTTGCCCCgttcctgcttttcctgacaCTGTGCAGGTGCGATTTGGCTGTGCAGGACACCCCGTTGGTGTATGTCACCTCCATCACTGGAGGTACTTCCACTTGCTGGAATGTTGTTGCTGGAATGTGTCTTTCCTAACCAAAAAATACTGCTTCACTGCGTTTTCCTAAGGAAACCTGTTGGAGCTGTGTGAAGTTGGCCTGTGGTCACTTGTTGAAGTTTGCAGTGGTGGTAGTCCCATCCTCTTGTGCAATAGGGATAATGGATTGGGAGTGAGCATTATCTTCGTGAGGTGGACTGGGGATGGATGGGTATGGCTGGAAATAGGTCATCTGTTCCCTGTccttaaaacagaaaagtttgGAACTCTTCTGTGTGAACAAAATACATATGCTGGGCCGTTTGCTCTTATCATTTTAGGGTGTTGTCCTACAAATACCCTACAAATACTCATATCTCTGGCTTGTGTCAATGCTCCCACCCAAAGTGAGACGTGTGCTCCGTGtgcttttaatttccattttcattgGTGGTGGACTTCCCTACATCCACACTGTGATACCTGGCATAAAAAGAGCTTTGAGGAGTTCACAGGCATGGATCTGTACAACCTGTGTGTCTGCTGCTGGGATCACAGACTACCTGCCACCCCGTTCCTTCAGGTTGTTTGGAATATTATGGCAGAGTGAGGGCTTCCAGGTTTTATTGTGAAGATCCTGTCATGATCTTTAGGGAACTGTCAAGCCACAGTCTCTTACATTGCATAGTTTCTGGTGTGGTCTACGAGTTTGACAGTTTTATGGGGGGAATGGGCATGGGAGAgtctgctgggaatgctgctgtaGGGAAAAAGAGGGAACAGGAGCTGCCTGTAGTGATGGAGTGACACCAGTGATGGAGAAAGAATCGGTCAAaagcaagaaaggaaacaagaagaTGAGGTTGAGAAAGTGGGAGCACTGGATAGAGGAAGGTGAAGGTGATAACTTGGCTAAGTATGACTGTGGAAATAAGGATGTCAAGTATTAGgaaaaatagaggaagaaaCACTTCAAGAAACGAGAGGAGATTGGGAAAGAGGACGGAAATGGGACAGCGTGGAAGAAAGCTGGTGGTGCAATTAGCTTCTTTCCAGAGGGCAAAACTTGTGTTTTGAAGATGGATGCTAAAAATAGTTCAGTGAAAACAGTTGCAGAGGAGCTGAATAACCATAAGTGAAAGATGGGTTTGGGGGCTGCTGAGTGCTGACAGCGGGATGTGAGCCATCCTTTGGAAGTCTAGGATGTGTACACTGGGTCACATCAGACTGTAAGCCTCCTCCTGATAACATATGGGAGCTTATTTGGTGGTCGCTCATGTGAACAAGTTGTATGTTGTCAAAAcgtaaatattttcttcctttttttcccccccttaaATACAGTTTGTTTCCATAAAATGACATGAGGGTTACAAGTTGTAAACTCAAGTAAGCTTAATTATCTGCATACTTTGCTgttccctggggacaggcaaTCTGGTGCTGGGGATCTCTCTGAAAGTTTTGGTTGTATTTGTAAGGAAATGTTCCAATTTCTGTATTAGTGTGAATTTCTAAACTCTTGGTGTTACTTGCATGAGATTTTTTAGATACTTCAGACCTCTGTTTTTCTGTCAAGAAGCCTCCATGTTTAATTTAGATGTGCAGCAAAAGAAAACGTGGGAAAAATAGAGCTGGTGATGCTCTCTCACACCTTTGTCACTGTTTGTTAGTAGAAGAGGCCAAACTTCCATGATTTGTGTGCTTTGGTAGCAGTTGTGGCATGCAGCTGGATATTCCTGGAGACAAGTCGCTGGTAGATGCCAAAGTTTGCTGTTTAATTATGGATGGCCTGCTCCTTGTCTGGGGATCTGGTATTCCATTTGTAGCACCCGAGTGAGTAACAAAATACTCCCTTGTTTTCTCCCTGGGGTGCTGGATTAGATATTCCTGCATGTGGCTGCTTTCTGTGATCCCGCAGCTCCCGTAGCAGGATGAGACCAGCAGATTcctgggaaggaagggatgaGACAGCCTCGTTCCTGGGGTTCCTGGGGGCTGGGATCAGCTtgaggctctgcagaggcaggGTGGGAAGTGGATTTGGTTTGGGTAGGCTCCGTCAAACCTCAGCTGAGGATTGGTTTTGCAGCGTTTCTTGGCTCTGTCTAGCACGTTATTTCTGCAGGTACTTCTGTCTTCAGTGTGTATCTACACATGTGGGTAGAGCTTGAGTTGGAAGAAACTGAAAGCAAGTGCTCAGGAGCTGTTAGGTACAGAGTGCTCTGGGGTAGTTTTGTTCTGGTACAGTTTCTCTGCTGGCAGCGTGGCTGATTTCAGTCAGACTTGATGCTTTAATTGTGAATTGTAAAGATTGTTTCCACTGCTTGGGTGTTTATTGATCTGGCAGAATTTAGATAAGTGAAAGTGGAGCAGCCCTTTGTTCACTGTGCATTCACCTGAAAGTCAGACAGTTTAATAACTCTGCAGGAAAGCAAACGTTCAGGTGGAGATAAATTAAcccatttaataaaaaacagagAGTCCTTTCAGTTGGGTGCATTCAGAGTACACACGCTCACAAGCAGCATTGAAAATACTCTGATTTAGATGATAAGCTCTCTGGGACACAGATTTGTTGTGCATAACCCAAGCCATTGCTACTCAGTTGCTACATTTCTCTTGAGTGTGCCCATCTTAAATATGAGCAGCACCCTTGGAGGGACCTTCAGGATTCTGTGTCCTGACTGGCTGTACCCTCACTTGAATTCTGAGTGAGATGCCTGGGAGCACATCCTGTCCTCTTTTGCAGTGCATCAAGATAAGCTTTGTGATTATGCCTTTACAGcataaaaggcagaaaacttGTCTTTCCTTTTGCACAAGGAGAGGAATTGTGGGAAATTCCTGAAGGATTAGTACCCTGGAAGTCGTGCTGGAACTGCATCCACATGGTTGGTTGGGCTGTCATGTAGTGACTGCTGGCTTGTGCTCACCCAAGCTTTGTCTTGTTGGCCCCATTCTGGTGGCATTTAGGCATGGAAGAACCACAGGACTTGAATGAAGGACATGGTAAATGGGGGTGAAAATGGAGCTGGTGCACTACTTTAGCTATTACTGAAATCAGAGACATTCTTGTGTCTGCATCGTGCCTTGTCTGGTGGTTTCTCAGCCTTAAACAGGAACTCGGGGCAGCAATGGAAATACAGGTgaagaagaagtaaaaatacCAAGACCATAGGTGTGCttatttaaagttttatttatttcaaaattgtaCATGTGAGTTCTTACTCAAAAACGTACCTCAGAGCATCCGTAGTAGCAGAGAGTAATCCTTATCTCGTTATCAGTGCACGGTGTCTCACCATTGGCAGAGCAAACAGGACATGTCTGAGCTCAAAGGTACAGACAGTGTCTGTGGGAAGAAAACCAATAAGCAGATGTGTAGCTAACAATTTTTCAGAGTTGCTGTTCGCTCTCCCAGGGCCCATAACATTTACCTGCACAATCTATGATATTATACATTTGATGGGCTTGAGTTGGGTGGTCTTCACACCCTACTGCATGAGTTGAGGCTTTGGAAATTGTTTTTAGAAAccttttgtgttctttttaaaCCATCAGGACTTCTAAAATAACAAACTGCTGCCCTaattctgctttggttttacTGGTGATAACTCTTAGACCAACAACCTGATATGGATTTATACAAGTGGTAGAAAGTCGCTGTGTtgttcaaacaaacaaacaaagccacctcaacaaaacaaagcacaaaactgaacaaagaaaagaaaatgcccAGAtaacccagaaaacaaaaataccgAAAGGAAACCCTGGTGGTTTTTAGATTTGGTAATATCTTTGGAGAAAGCACAGAAGATGTATAATAGATAATGTTATTATTGTATTCTGTACAATGTAAGTTAATACCCTTAGGAAAGCACAGAGTGAGTCAATACTTCTAAACCAGTGGTCTACTACATCATTACCTGTAAATGTCATCTTATCAGGAAAGTATAAGCTGGTTGTTATTATTGGTATTTTTTGAGTCTGTGTGAACTTCACTGAATGCACATTCAGTGCCAGCTGTTATTAGGAAGTGTGAATAGTTACAGGAAGTTGGAAATATAAAGTGCTGGAGTGTGAACAGGAAGAGCTGCCTTCGCAGTATGCTCTCACCACCGAACACGTGtgctgaaaataacattttagatTTTATGGATCTTCAGAGGCTGAGTGTTGAAAGGctccagcaggagagaggggctgGCAAGGGGCATTTGGGCCCAATCTGTGCCCCAAATGTGTTGGGGCAAAAAGGGGATTTTCCCTCATGTTGAAGTGGGACTGGACCTGTGCTTTGCTTGCTGTGTTCCTATTTCTTGAGTACTTCTGGATATCAGTCTGACAGAGAATTCCCATATGGATAACTGCTCTAGAGGTGTCATATCAATATTTTGCAGAGTGAAAGGCTTTGTGTACTGCTTGGGATGTTTTCAGAATTAGTTTTGGTCTGGCAAGGTTTGGTGTTTCAAAAATCCAAAACTGTGAAAGAGGAGAGGGGTTCAATGGTGCAGAATTGTTTCAGTGTGGAAGATGgttctttaatttttagtttaattaAAAGTATTATGTTGATGATTTTATGTTGCTTACATTAGCACGTAGGATAGTTTTTTTGTGGCATGGGAGGAAATATTTAAGTTAACAATTGTTTGTAATAATAGGATTTGGTGATTATGTGGGTCCCTCCCAATTCCATTTATTCTATGACCCTAAGAATGTCAGAACTTAGAGTTTCCCATTATACcagtttttcttattttgtaagTTTATGTATTGTCTAGTATTTTTTACGTCGTGTGGcttgattttaaagaaaattctgttGGAATTCcaatattttattgtctttagATCTGTTCTTCCCGAAAAGGGTTTCACTGTCTTCTAGGAGCAGCTGAAACactcatccttcttgttccgAGGGGTCTGACCACTGTCCTCAAGAAAATCTTCCTGCAGTGCATTCCAGcatccctgcctggctgcttctgcatgtccctgcccctgtgaCAGCGTGACAGGAGGGAATGTGTCAGGACATCAGTTAATCACACTTATTGTGTGGCATATTAGCATGAGCTGTCACTGGGGACTGTTAATGCACCCGGCtgagcctgggcagggacacagcccttCTGTGGTCCCTGTTAAAGGAGCTGTAATTTCCGAGAGAGGAGCAAAATAAAGAGGCAATAATATCTTTAATTGCTGTGTTGAGGCTCATGAGAACCTGCTTGTCAGGACATGAAGAGCCATGTTCAGTCTCAGAGGATGGTGAGGAGAGGTTTTGTTCCTTCCTAACAATCACCTCCTAAACCTGAATGAACACTAACACtaactttttgcttttaaaaacttcataaatctttttgaaagcagcagaaataggATCAAAGAGATGGTGAGAAGTTACTTGGTCCCTTTGCCCAAGAATCACATCACTTTAGGTCATTGACATTTAATATTGTATCAGTTTCCACTTTAAACTGGATTTTGGTAAAATTGTGACTTATAAGAGGGAGTAAATCACAGCAGTTTCTATTTTATAAAGAATTTATGTACTCTATAAACTTTCTGTAACATTCAGCACATCACTTGCAAATCAGGTACAGAGCTGTTGCTgagagctgtgtgtgcacagagccAGCCAGCAATTCCTCCACAGTGTCCTAAATGAATGGGTGCTCACGTGCCAGCAAGGCTGTGGAGCAAGTGCTATTTCTTAGCtacctttttccccctctaatTTATTGAGAGAGACTTTGTCTTTTATATCAGGGCATCAAAAATACAGAGCCTCAACAGAAGGGTGCATAGGGAGATGCTAAAGGCTTGCTCCTTCCTTAACTCCTCCTAGTGATGACAGCCAATTTAGATGCTTGTGATGATTTTCTCAGCAATCTCTTGTCTTGTGTATTTTGATCAGTGCTTGATGCAGTTAATGCCAGCTT
The sequence above is a segment of the Sylvia atricapilla isolate bSylAtr1 chromosome 18, bSylAtr1.pri, whole genome shotgun sequence genome. Coding sequences within it:
- the H3-3B gene encoding histone H3.3, with protein sequence MARTKQTARKSTGGKAPRKQLATKAARKSAPSTGGVKKPHRYRPGTVALREIRRYQKSTELLIRKLPFQRLVREIAQDFKTDLRFQSAAIGALQEASEAYLVGLFEDTNLCAIHAKRVTIMPKDIQLARRIRGERA